Proteins encoded in a region of the Dethiosulfovibrio salsuginis genome:
- a CDS encoding HAD family hydrolase, with amino-acid sequence MISPKDKGSRRSTGPFRRLLVTDLDGTMVDRSDRISKATSDSIEGLISAGWDVMVATGRTLSTSLSHMESLGSDLPAVVYDGGRVMDRNGRALWERTMDRELALAILSAGWEYGLEVQVMGDEIVFCRPQDVKTMAFFDRTGLSYSPMLTDPIIPEGEIFRVMFFDPTGSLAGAVSRDLRRRFEGTTEVVLAGDGFVDVLPQGVSKGKALERWLDFSEIKYHTIVAVGDNENDLELLKFADMAVAVSSAPEDLLSVAHWVVPPPEEDGPSVLVRRLLDFHSENLKYI; translated from the coding sequence TTGATTTCGCCTAAAGATAAAGGGTCTCGTCGATCGACGGGGCCCTTTCGCCGTCTTCTGGTGACCGATCTGGACGGCACTATGGTCGATCGTTCCGATAGAATCTCAAAGGCTACCTCCGACTCTATAGAGGGGCTTATCTCCGCCGGATGGGATGTCATGGTAGCGACGGGGCGAACTCTGTCGACCTCCCTTTCCCACATGGAGTCTTTAGGCTCCGATCTGCCTGCGGTGGTCTACGACGGAGGTAGGGTTATGGACCGAAATGGCCGGGCTCTGTGGGAGAGGACCATGGACCGAGAGTTGGCTTTGGCGATTCTCAGTGCAGGCTGGGAGTACGGACTTGAGGTCCAGGTCATGGGAGACGAGATCGTCTTCTGCCGTCCTCAGGACGTCAAGACTATGGCGTTTTTCGATCGAACTGGGCTGTCCTATTCTCCTATGCTGACCGATCCGATAATACCGGAGGGAGAGATTTTCAGGGTGATGTTCTTCGATCCCACTGGCTCCCTGGCAGGTGCTGTGTCCAGAGATCTTCGACGGAGGTTTGAAGGTACAACGGAGGTCGTTCTGGCCGGAGATGGCTTTGTAGATGTCCTGCCTCAGGGTGTGAGTAAGGGAAAAGCTCTGGAGAGATGGCTTGATTTTTCCGAGATTAAGTATCATACTATAGTGGCTGTGGGAGATAACGAAAACGATCTGGAGCTTTTAAAGTTCGCAGATATGGCCGTCGCCGTTTCTTCCGCTCCTGAGGATCTGCTTTCGGTGGCTCACTGGGTGGTCCCTCCCCCCGAGGAGGATGGCCCCTCGGTTTTGGTTCGCAGGCTTTTAGATTTTCATTCCGAAAATCTAAAATATATCTAA
- the hisF gene encoding imidazole glycerol phosphate synthase subunit HisF yields the protein MLTKRIIPCLDVKAGRVVKGINFKDLRDAGDPAELAESYMKEGADELVLLDISASEERRGTMARWVQAVADRLTIPFTVGGGISSADQARELVSIGADKISLNTAAVGDPDLISRCADLLGSQAVVVAIDVKKKGKSWKVFTHGGNLETSLDCLDWIGQVERMGCGEILLTSMDGDGTKEGYDLELLIEASKRTSVPIIASGGAGSAEHIAQALESGAQAALAASIFHYGILRIKEVKEHLSDRGISVRIGE from the coding sequence ATGCTCACTAAAAGGATAATACCCTGCCTGGACGTAAAGGCCGGGCGGGTGGTGAAAGGCATCAACTTCAAAGACCTTAGAGACGCAGGAGATCCGGCGGAGCTGGCGGAGAGCTACATGAAAGAGGGAGCCGACGAGCTGGTACTGCTCGATATAAGCGCGTCGGAGGAAAGGAGGGGGACCATGGCCCGGTGGGTCCAGGCTGTGGCGGACAGACTGACCATACCTTTCACAGTGGGAGGGGGCATCTCCTCGGCGGACCAGGCCAGAGAGCTTGTATCCATAGGGGCGGACAAAATATCCCTCAACACCGCCGCCGTGGGCGACCCGGACCTCATATCCCGCTGTGCCGACCTCCTAGGCTCTCAGGCGGTGGTGGTGGCCATAGACGTCAAGAAAAAGGGCAAAAGCTGGAAGGTGTTCACCCACGGAGGAAACCTAGAGACCTCTTTGGACTGTTTAGACTGGATAGGGCAGGTCGAAAGGATGGGATGCGGCGAGATACTGCTCACCTCCATGGACGGCGATGGCACCAAAGAGGGCTACGACCTGGAGCTGCTGATTGAGGCGTCTAAAAGGACGTCGGTCCCTATAATAGCCTCCGGCGGGGCTGGATCGGCGGAGCACATAGCCCAGGCCCTGGAGTCGGGCGCTCAGGCGGCCCTGGCGGCGTCTATATTTCACTACGGCATACTCAGGATCAAAGAGGTAAAAGAACACCTCTCGGACAGAGGGATTTCCGTTAGAATAGGAGAATAA
- the hisG gene encoding ATP phosphoribosyltransferase, translating to MITIALPTGRVLKEAIEILEDGGLPVEGLKNPGRELVIEEGSTRYILAKPMDVPLYVHRGVADLALAGSDVLWESGSQLVELLDTGRGLCSLQVAGPPELSDRFKGHRSELMGLKVATKYPEIADRHFSRKAIQIDLVHLNGSIELAPRLGLTDCILDIVQTGSTLKANGLVLLEYVAPVSLRLVASRKGASTMWDRIGPLVNSIKKESSQQVAS from the coding sequence ATGATAACCATAGCCTTGCCAACAGGGCGGGTGCTCAAAGAGGCTATAGAGATACTGGAGGACGGAGGACTGCCCGTAGAGGGCCTTAAAAATCCCGGCAGGGAGCTGGTCATAGAGGAAGGTTCAACGAGGTACATTCTGGCAAAACCTATGGACGTACCTCTCTACGTCCACCGTGGGGTGGCGGACCTGGCACTGGCGGGAAGCGACGTCCTCTGGGAGTCGGGAAGCCAGCTTGTGGAGCTTCTGGACACAGGGAGGGGGCTGTGCTCCCTACAGGTGGCCGGTCCACCGGAGCTGTCGGATAGATTCAAAGGCCACAGGTCGGAGCTGATGGGACTTAAAGTAGCCACAAAATACCCGGAGATAGCTGACAGACACTTCTCTCGAAAGGCCATACAGATAGACCTTGTACACCTAAACGGCTCTATAGAGCTGGCCCCTAGGCTCGGCCTCACCGACTGCATACTGGACATAGTCCAGACCGGATCGACATTGAAGGCAAACGGCCTGGTCCTGCTGGAATACGTCGCTCCGGTTTCTCTGCGGCTGGTGGCGAGCAGAAAAGGGGCCTCCACCATGTGGGACAGAATAGGCCCTCTGGTGAACTCCATAAAAAAGGAAAGCTCCCAGCAGGTGGCCTCATGA
- a CDS encoding OmpH family outer membrane protein translates to MRVVKSVRLVALGVLFAMALSSVALAAEKIGVIEPQKILFQHPKFEQVTKRVQAVLEAKQNEAKSAIEKATDNKVKAEIYATKKQEAAVEEQTLMAPLFKEINLAIRTVAKAKGVTVILDKAQVFFGGIDVTEDVIQQLKKMNASN, encoded by the coding sequence ATGCGTGTTGTAAAGTCCGTCAGGTTGGTAGCTCTGGGAGTTCTGTTCGCAATGGCCCTTTCCTCTGTGGCCCTGGCAGCGGAGAAGATCGGTGTTATAGAGCCCCAGAAGATTCTCTTTCAGCACCCTAAGTTCGAGCAGGTAACCAAGAGAGTACAGGCGGTCCTTGAGGCCAAGCAGAACGAGGCTAAGTCCGCAATAGAGAAGGCCACCGACAACAAGGTGAAGGCGGAGATCTACGCCACCAAGAAGCAGGAGGCCGCAGTGGAGGAGCAGACCCTTATGGCCCCCCTCTTCAAGGAGATAAACCTGGCTATCCGCACCGTGGCGAAGGCCAAGGGCGTCACAGTGATTCTCGATAAGGCTCAGGTGTTCTTCGGAGGGATCGATGTCACCGAGGACGTCATCCAGCAGCTGAAGAAGATGAACGCGTCCAATTGA
- a CDS encoding ATP phosphoribosyltransferase regulatory subunit, producing MTCTMIRVAEGSSNAGGKMAIAIERCRHLMVDRFNRHGYRLFWPSGLQLLETCWLLPPSIRRQLIVLNSPAGEPCCLRPDITLAAVSYMASNYPLDQWPLRICYSDRVYRKAPKGSAIETFQIGAELLGWEGEGADLEMLHLLVKSLDDLGLTDTVLVLSDPSLVSRAMEGIDLDMRGKMIRSLQDRSYRSYMDLAKNAPGSHRKFLQALPELKGKGEALEEIKKLTGKGETEALERIHRSISSVMSKDRVFFDLASVRELDYYSGPIFDVYSSGSGTSLGGGGRYDGLLSRYGLSGQAVGFGLDLEELAKQSSYRNPEPIVAVWGGGTSVEKALNSCSLLHDLGLTTEILWSSEKSQSQERTRAKGYRWWFDPENRLIIDVEKGLEMALDRWIEERNELP from the coding sequence ATGACCTGCACCATGATCAGAGTGGCCGAGGGATCGTCCAACGCCGGAGGAAAGATGGCCATAGCAATAGAGAGATGCCGACACCTTATGGTGGACCGGTTTAACCGCCACGGATACAGGCTCTTTTGGCCCTCAGGGCTTCAGCTTCTGGAGACCTGCTGGCTACTCCCTCCGTCCATAAGACGACAGCTAATAGTCCTAAACTCGCCAGCAGGAGAGCCCTGCTGTCTAAGGCCGGACATAACCTTAGCGGCGGTCAGCTACATGGCGAGCAACTACCCTCTCGACCAGTGGCCTCTCAGGATATGCTATTCCGACCGGGTGTACCGAAAGGCCCCTAAAGGATCGGCGATAGAGACGTTTCAGATAGGTGCGGAGCTACTGGGATGGGAGGGAGAGGGGGCGGATCTGGAGATGCTCCACCTTCTGGTTAAATCCCTGGACGACCTGGGCCTGACCGACACGGTGCTGGTGCTGAGCGACCCTTCTCTGGTGTCCAGGGCCATGGAGGGCATCGACCTGGACATGAGGGGAAAAATGATCCGGTCCCTTCAGGATCGGTCCTACCGTTCCTATATGGACCTTGCCAAAAACGCCCCAGGATCTCACAGAAAGTTTCTACAGGCCCTTCCGGAGCTCAAGGGCAAGGGGGAGGCCCTGGAGGAGATAAAAAAACTGACCGGCAAGGGAGAGACCGAGGCCTTAGAGAGGATACACCGTTCCATATCTTCGGTGATGTCGAAAGACAGGGTCTTCTTCGACCTGGCATCGGTGAGGGAGCTGGACTACTACAGCGGGCCGATTTTCGACGTCTACTCATCGGGATCGGGAACCTCCCTGGGGGGAGGGGGAAGGTACGACGGCCTTCTGAGCCGCTACGGCCTTTCAGGACAGGCCGTAGGATTCGGTTTAGACCTGGAGGAACTGGCAAAACAGTCGTCATATCGAAACCCCGAGCCTATCGTGGCGGTGTGGGGAGGGGGAACATCGGTGGAAAAGGCCCTTAACTCCTGCTCCCTCCTCCACGACCTAGGACTCACCACGGAGATACTGTGGAGCTCGGAGAAAAGCCAGTCCCAGGAGCGAACCAGAGCCAAAGGATACCGATGGTGGTTCGACCCGGAGAACAGGCTGATAATCGACGTCGAGAAGGGCCTGGAGATGGCCTTAGATAGATGGATAGAGGAAAGGAATGAACTACCATGA
- a CDS encoding adenosine-specific kinase translates to MAEIKGWSIAEMVIPEGCNVILGQSHFIKTVEDLYEALVTSSPTLEFGIAFCEASGECLVRKDGNREDLTDLAAENACLLSAGHSFVIMMRNGYPINVLDRVKSCQEVCRIFAATANPLQVIIADTDQGRGIVGVVDGYVPKGIETDDDAAKRVDLLKNVIGYKR, encoded by the coding sequence ATGGCTGAAATCAAAGGATGGAGCATCGCGGAGATGGTTATTCCCGAGGGTTGCAACGTTATTCTGGGGCAGAGTCATTTCATAAAGACCGTTGAGGATCTTTACGAGGCCCTGGTGACGTCGTCGCCGACCCTTGAGTTCGGAATAGCTTTCTGTGAGGCTTCTGGAGAGTGTCTGGTCAGAAAGGACGGCAACCGTGAGGATCTGACCGATCTTGCGGCGGAGAACGCCTGTCTTCTTTCCGCAGGTCACTCGTTCGTCATAATGATGCGAAACGGATATCCCATAAACGTCCTGGACAGGGTGAAGTCCTGTCAGGAGGTATGCAGAATTTTCGCCGCTACCGCCAATCCCCTTCAGGTAATAATCGCCGATACCGATCAGGGCCGTGGCATAGTGGGAGTGGTAGACGGTTACGTCCCTAAGGGCATCGAAACCGATGATGATGCCGCTAAGAGGGTGGACCTTCTTAAAAACGTTATAGGTTATAAGCGGTGA
- the hisIE gene encoding bifunctional phosphoribosyl-AMP cyclohydrolase/phosphoribosyl-ATP diphosphatase HisIE, with product MERIKDLKYDDRGLIPVVVQDIDSGQVLMVAYSTEETLMMTVEKGEMVFFSRSRQEIWHKGATSGNTLALVSLHADCDSDTILAQVRPSGPACHTGEISCFHRPITGDDGESPVFLGKLWSYLTKRSKADPSESYTARIVQGPIERVAQKIGEEGVETALAVVQRDVEQTVYETSDLLYHSMLGLISLGIPLGRIWQELKKRHEEDRR from the coding sequence GTGGAACGTATAAAAGACCTTAAATACGACGACCGAGGGCTCATACCGGTGGTCGTCCAGGACATAGACTCGGGGCAGGTCCTCATGGTGGCCTACTCCACCGAGGAGACCCTCATGATGACCGTCGAAAAAGGGGAAATGGTTTTCTTCAGCCGATCCAGACAGGAGATATGGCACAAAGGGGCCACCAGCGGCAACACCTTGGCCCTAGTCTCCCTCCACGCCGACTGCGACAGCGACACTATCCTGGCCCAGGTCCGTCCATCGGGACCGGCCTGCCACACAGGGGAGATCAGCTGTTTTCACAGGCCCATAACGGGAGACGACGGTGAGTCGCCGGTCTTTCTGGGAAAACTCTGGTCCTATTTGACCAAAAGGTCCAAAGCCGACCCCTCAGAGAGCTACACAGCCAGAATAGTCCAAGGGCCCATAGAGAGGGTGGCACAAAAAATAGGGGAAGAGGGAGTGGAGACCGCCCTGGCGGTGGTCCAAAGGGACGTAGAGCAGACGGTCTACGAGACCTCCGACCTGCTGTATCACTCCATGCTGGGGCTCATATCCCTTGGGATACCACTTGGCAGAATATGGCAGGAGCTTAAAAAAAGACACGAAGAGGACCGGAGATAA
- the radA gene encoding DNA repair protein RadA — protein MAKKNEVRYSCYQCGYVSLSPVGRCPKCGEWGSVEQELISSSAQSERARPMSPQKVLGLKPPRRFSSGIGELDRVLGGGMVEGGVVLLGGQPGIGKSTLLLQVCGNLARSGSKVLYVSGEESASQVALRSSRLGADVEGLEIFCHSDVDGALEVLSDHGVLVVDSVQAMKTGEESGWPGTPTQVRAVAQRCIDVAKSRGIPTVLVGHITKEGRIAGPMLLEHMVDTVLLFSGEESSAYRVLRATKNRYGGTDEVGLFQMEGRGLKAVEDPSGLYWNRGDESVPGVAVTVVMEGSRPLVAEVQALAATTVFPYPKRTARGFSLNKLHLLLAVIQKRCGLSTSGLDVYANVAGGLDLRDPGADLALAMALVSSASDRALPSDCCLLGEVGLVGEIRPVGRTPQRLKEAARLGFKTAVVSAREGEELPPDVKVIRVRSLAEAVASVGLG, from the coding sequence GTGGCTAAAAAAAACGAAGTGAGGTATTCCTGCTACCAGTGCGGCTACGTCAGCCTGTCTCCTGTGGGCAGGTGTCCTAAATGCGGAGAGTGGGGGTCCGTAGAGCAGGAGCTGATCTCCTCTAGCGCCCAGAGTGAAAGGGCTCGGCCTATGTCACCTCAGAAGGTCCTGGGGCTAAAGCCCCCTCGGCGTTTTTCCTCCGGGATAGGCGAGCTGGACAGGGTTTTAGGCGGCGGTATGGTCGAGGGAGGTGTGGTCCTACTAGGAGGACAGCCCGGGATAGGGAAGTCGACTTTGCTCCTTCAGGTCTGCGGTAACCTGGCTCGGTCGGGATCTAAGGTGCTCTACGTCTCCGGCGAGGAGTCCGCCTCTCAGGTTGCCCTTCGGTCGTCTCGGCTTGGGGCGGACGTGGAGGGGCTGGAGATATTCTGCCACAGCGACGTGGACGGTGCGTTAGAGGTCCTGTCGGACCACGGTGTGCTGGTGGTGGACAGCGTTCAGGCCATGAAGACCGGCGAGGAGTCGGGATGGCCTGGGACTCCGACCCAGGTGAGAGCGGTGGCCCAGAGGTGTATCGATGTGGCAAAAAGCAGAGGCATCCCCACGGTTTTGGTGGGCCACATAACCAAAGAGGGACGGATCGCCGGGCCCATGCTTTTGGAGCACATGGTGGACACGGTGCTGCTGTTCTCCGGCGAGGAGAGCTCCGCCTATCGGGTCCTTAGGGCCACGAAAAACCGATACGGTGGCACCGACGAGGTGGGCCTCTTTCAGATGGAGGGGCGGGGCCTTAAGGCGGTGGAGGATCCCAGTGGCCTCTACTGGAATAGGGGGGATGAGTCGGTTCCAGGGGTGGCTGTCACCGTGGTCATGGAGGGAAGTCGGCCCCTCGTTGCGGAGGTCCAGGCTTTGGCTGCGACCACCGTTTTCCCCTATCCTAAGAGGACGGCGAGGGGCTTTTCCTTGAACAAGCTCCACCTTCTGTTGGCGGTGATCCAAAAGCGCTGTGGACTCTCTACCTCCGGTCTGGACGTCTACGCCAACGTGGCGGGAGGGCTTGACCTGAGAGACCCTGGTGCGGACCTGGCTCTGGCGATGGCTCTGGTTTCCTCGGCGTCCGACAGGGCACTACCGTCGGACTGTTGTCTGCTCGGGGAGGTCGGGTTGGTGGGGGAGATTCGTCCTGTCGGTCGAACCCCTCAGAGGCTTAAAGAGGCCGCCAGGCTGGGCTTTAAGACCGCCGTGGTCAGTGCCAGAGAGGGCGAGGAGCTGCCTCCTGACGTTAAGGTCATAAGGGTTAGGTCTTTGGCTGAGGCTGTGGCCTCCGTAGGCCTTGGCTAG
- a CDS encoding ABC transporter substrate-binding protein: protein MSLQGCAFGDSVARGLKEGWVWPVLVLSPSDGWSGPSGQSISPVVSYSQSQINDSVQGIRGRDILFELKKDDIGDPVASWRDWSRSGYRAVLSFAGPSTNGALVEAWRPGYPPLLLADDSDTSIRSSSGGVQDGVFALQLHKSFITRASVEMSSSVLPPASEVALFSDMLTPYLSRGARATAEGLSKKGMDPEIFWIAGGGQDSYNMVIQEMLGFGADMMVIWMDDMSTREMYRQLRNVNRTIPVWSAGAARSGVVLLDGIFSVDQDWPVLKQDRDLRRLKTDVWDSTRVRVGDSLLAAKAYAACRWIIGALEGSDDDGTVSLIVKSMANVKGIPLAGQALDVSPVTHRPASRAISIMRAKGGVWIEEGSIELSESGPGYFFDTPVDR, encoded by the coding sequence ATGTCTCTTCAAGGTTGTGCCTTTGGAGATAGCGTAGCGAGAGGCTTGAAGGAGGGGTGGGTCTGGCCTGTCCTGGTGTTGTCTCCCTCCGATGGTTGGAGTGGTCCAAGTGGCCAGTCTATTTCACCTGTTGTTTCCTACTCTCAATCGCAGATTAACGACTCCGTTCAAGGCATCAGAGGCAGAGATATTTTATTTGAGCTAAAAAAGGACGATATAGGGGACCCTGTTGCTAGCTGGAGAGACTGGAGTCGGTCGGGCTATCGGGCGGTGTTGTCCTTTGCCGGCCCCTCGACCAACGGAGCTTTGGTCGAGGCCTGGAGGCCCGGTTATCCCCCTCTGCTTTTGGCCGACGATTCGGATACGTCAATAAGATCGTCTTCCGGTGGGGTTCAGGATGGGGTCTTCGCCCTCCAGCTTCATAAGAGCTTCATCACCAGGGCTTCGGTGGAGATGTCCAGCTCGGTCCTTCCCCCTGCCAGCGAGGTTGCGTTGTTTTCCGATATGCTGACTCCCTACCTTTCCCGAGGTGCCAGGGCTACCGCTGAGGGCCTCTCCAAAAAGGGAATGGACCCGGAGATATTCTGGATTGCCGGAGGGGGGCAGGATTCCTACAATATGGTGATCCAGGAGATGCTCGGTTTTGGGGCGGATATGATGGTTATCTGGATGGACGATATGTCCACCAGAGAGATGTACCGTCAGCTGAGAAACGTAAACAGGACTATACCTGTCTGGTCCGCTGGGGCCGCCCGTTCGGGAGTTGTCCTGCTGGACGGCATTTTCTCCGTCGATCAGGATTGGCCTGTGCTCAAGCAGGACAGAGACCTTAGACGGCTCAAGACCGATGTGTGGGATTCGACCAGAGTAAGGGTCGGAGATTCTCTGCTGGCGGCCAAGGCTTACGCCGCATGTCGGTGGATAATAGGGGCTCTTGAGGGGTCCGACGACGATGGGACGGTGTCCCTGATAGTTAAGTCTATGGCGAATGTTAAAGGTATTCCCCTCGCCGGTCAGGCTCTGGACGTCAGCCCCGTCACCCACAGACCCGCTAGTCGGGCTATCTCGATTATGAGGGCCAAAGGCGGCGTGTGGATAGAGGAGGGATCTATAGAGCTCTCCGAGTCTGGGCCGGGATATTTTTTTGACACACCAGTCGATCGTTAA
- the hisH gene encoding imidazole glycerol phosphate synthase subunit HisH, whose product MKIGIIDYGAGNLGNVVRALKRLDLEGAVLSLPEEAKKASFLILPGVGAFDPAMKNLAARGWDERIIDWAERGNPILGICLGMQLMAQSSTEGGLTPGLGLIDGQVVKLDITPSPHMGWNTLSGSKEHYYFVHSYGIVRSKDVATTTEVGGTSFVSSAVKGSVTGLQFHPERSGPSGLRLLDKIIKGKGL is encoded by the coding sequence TTGAAGATCGGCATCATAGACTACGGAGCGGGCAACCTGGGCAACGTGGTCAGAGCCCTGAAGAGGCTGGACCTGGAAGGTGCGGTGCTGTCTTTACCGGAGGAGGCTAAAAAGGCCTCCTTTTTGATACTGCCCGGGGTCGGCGCCTTCGATCCAGCTATGAAAAACCTGGCGGCCAGGGGCTGGGACGAGAGGATAATCGACTGGGCGGAGCGTGGAAACCCCATTCTAGGCATCTGCCTTGGAATGCAGCTAATGGCTCAAAGCAGCACCGAAGGAGGGCTGACACCGGGCCTAGGCCTTATAGACGGCCAGGTGGTTAAACTGGACATAACCCCATCCCCTCACATGGGATGGAACACCCTATCGGGATCGAAGGAACACTACTACTTCGTCCACAGCTACGGCATCGTCCGTTCTAAAGACGTTGCGACCACCACCGAGGTGGGAGGAACGTCTTTCGTGTCGTCGGCGGTCAAAGGCTCGGTGACGGGACTACAGTTCCACCCGGAGAGGAGCGGCCCCTCGGGGCTTCGGCTGCTGGATAAAATAATCAAAGGGAAGGGGCTGTGA
- a CDS encoding 1-(5-phosphoribosyl)-5-[(5-phosphoribosylamino)methylideneamino]imidazole-4-carboxamide isomerase: protein MRTLELYPAIDLYGGKVVRLENGRFDMMKTYGEDPVETALELARSGCRWLHLIDLEGAEKGRPIHLETLKDIKAATGTSIQYGGGLRTEGQVEEALNCGADRVYLGSLIFKGDPKALWGRFGPKVVPSVDVKGGTVAISGWTETTSLSPDEAIGRLMDLGYRTFLVTSIGRDGTASGPELSLYDGLDHEKANLIAAGGIRNLEDIKNLDNAGVSGSVLGTCLYESTLNLKEAMEALQCSLKG, encoded by the coding sequence GTGAGGACGTTGGAGCTATACCCCGCCATAGACCTGTACGGAGGAAAAGTGGTTCGGCTGGAGAACGGCCGGTTCGACATGATGAAAACCTACGGAGAGGACCCAGTGGAGACCGCACTGGAGCTGGCCCGCTCGGGCTGCCGATGGCTTCACCTCATAGACCTGGAAGGAGCCGAAAAAGGAAGGCCGATCCATCTGGAGACCTTAAAGGACATAAAGGCCGCCACAGGGACGTCCATACAGTACGGAGGAGGGCTGAGGACCGAAGGGCAGGTGGAAGAGGCTCTGAACTGTGGGGCCGACAGGGTTTACCTCGGGAGCCTTATATTCAAAGGAGACCCAAAAGCACTCTGGGGCAGGTTCGGCCCGAAAGTGGTCCCCTCGGTGGACGTCAAAGGGGGAACGGTAGCCATATCGGGCTGGACCGAGACGACCTCCCTGTCCCCAGACGAAGCCATAGGCCGACTGATGGACCTAGGCTACAGGACCTTTTTGGTGACCTCCATAGGCAGAGACGGAACGGCCTCGGGACCAGAGCTGTCCCTTTACGACGGACTGGACCACGAAAAGGCGAACCTCATAGCGGCGGGAGGCATAAGGAACCTGGAGGACATTAAAAATCTGGATAACGCTGGGGTCTCCGGCTCGGTCCTCGGGACGTGTCTCTACGAAAGCACCTTAAACCTGAAAGAAGCCATGGAGGCCCTGCAATGCTCACTAAAAGGATAA
- a CDS encoding imidazoleglycerol-phosphate dehydratase, which produces MISRTRTTKETSVEISLEVAPTEQTVSIKTGCPFMDHMITLLAFHGGWSLTVSAQGDDVDDHHIAEDLAITLGSAVLKSLEGRTYRRYGWCAMPMDGTLVLTSVDLSGRGSLTSDLPFPTEKCGSFDTELIEEFWRAFARESRSTVHLRALSVDNSHHLAEATFKGMGQALRQALEDDRSVRSTKGVLV; this is translated from the coding sequence ATGATCTCCCGGACAAGGACGACGAAAGAGACCTCCGTGGAGATATCCCTGGAGGTAGCCCCTACCGAGCAGACCGTATCGATAAAGACAGGATGTCCTTTTATGGACCACATGATAACCCTGCTGGCCTTCCACGGAGGATGGTCCCTGACGGTCTCCGCCCAAGGGGACGACGTGGACGACCACCACATCGCCGAGGACCTTGCCATAACCTTAGGGAGCGCCGTCCTTAAATCCCTGGAGGGCAGGACCTACAGAAGATACGGCTGGTGCGCCATGCCTATGGACGGAACACTGGTTCTTACGTCGGTGGACCTTAGCGGAAGAGGAAGCCTAACCTCGGACCTCCCCTTCCCCACCGAAAAGTGCGGATCCTTCGACACAGAGCTGATAGAGGAGTTCTGGAGGGCCTTTGCCCGAGAGTCTAGGTCCACGGTACACCTGAGGGCCCTATCGGTGGACAACTCCCACCACCTGGCAGAGGCCACCTTCAAGGGAATGGGACAGGCACTCAGACAGGCACTGGAGGACGACCGATCGGTCCGATCCACCAAGGGGGTGCTTGTTTGA